In the genome of Arachis stenosperma cultivar V10309 chromosome 2, arast.V10309.gnm1.PFL2, whole genome shotgun sequence, the window gtaatggagctagaaggagtTGACACCCtcctagctcaaaacaagataaTGCAggagcagattcaacaacaatttgagcagaTGGCTAAAAAGATTGATAGCCTGCAAGTTGCAGCAGTGAatacaagccaaccatcaaccaaatGGGGCAAAATAAAGAAAACCAAGAAGATCAGCAGCAGGAACAACCTCAATATGTGCATAACCGAAGCTCCGGCCAAAATGAAATCTATGGTGACATTTACAATCCATCCTGGAAGAACCATCCAAACATAAGATGGGGAGATAACCACACTCAAAATCAGCAACCATGGCaacaaaattcaaaccaaaacaactcaagaaacaaccaaaatcacaaccagCAAAACACTAACCCCAATCCATAtagaaaaccccaaaacaaccactcaaattCTAGCTACTGtccacccaataaccaaaccactaaccaaaacacccaCCATCAACCTTTAACACCCCACAACCAGCCACAAACATCACAAGACACTCAAAGGATCTCCAACTTGGAGACATTGATAGAAAAGATGATGAAGCACCAAGAGACaatgatggagaaactcatgaaaaatcaagagatggcAAGACAAGATCAAGAAGCAGCAAGAAAAGATCAAGAAGCAGCAAGAAAAGATCAAGCCACAACAAGCAAAAACCAAGAAGCTTCAATAAAAAATCTCGAGAGGCATATGGAACAAATGGCTAAACGAATTACAGATGCATCCCCAAGTGCCACTCAAGACCACCcaagggacaaaggaaaagcTACAAAGTGGGAGGAGTGTAAAGCAATCATAGTGGAAAGTGAGAAGAAAGCCATCAATCAGGAAGAACACAACAGagaagttccacaagaagagacagAAGAGAGAAGTGAAGAGGATCAGAAAATCAAGAATGCAAAAAGCTCAAAGAGAGATAAGGACATTCTTGAAacacaactacaagagaagaaggaaagggTGAAGCCACATATCCCCAAActtccataccctcagaggttcaaaaaagagaatgaggataagcaatactcaaggttcctggacatattcaagaccctcagcatcaatattcctttcttagaagcacttgaacagatgccagTGTATACCAAATTTATGAAGGAAGTGCTGACAAAGAAAAAG includes:
- the LOC130963222 gene encoding uncharacterized protein LOC130963222, which codes for MEKLMKNQEMARQDQEAARKDQEAARKDQATTSKNQEASIKNLERHMEQMAKRITDASPSATQDHPRDKGKATKWEECKAIIVESEKKAINQEEHNREVPQEETEERSEEDQKIKNAKSSKRDKDILETQLQEKKERVKPHIPKLPYPQRKSFNLLEEKVHHHGQRKDIEPNNDDDTEETNRLQEVVLFSD